One genomic segment of [Phormidium] sp. ETS-05 includes these proteins:
- a CDS encoding FeoA family protein, producing MIALATMKNGQIGTVASLETKDDAILRKLMAMGVMPGVSITLEQRFPAYIISAGRTRAALDKETAQIIYVQKRAGH from the coding sequence ATGATTGCACTAGCAACGATGAAAAATGGGCAAATTGGCACTGTGGCCAGTTTGGAAACTAAAGATGATGCCATCTTGCGCAAGTTGATGGCGATGGGAGTGATGCCGGGAGTTTCCATTACCTTAGAACAGCGGTTTCCCGCTTACATTATCTCAGCCGGGAGAACCCGGGCGGCTCTGGATAAGGAAACCGCCCAAATCATTTACGTTCAGAAACGAGCCGGACATTAG
- a CDS encoding ferrous iron transporter B: protein MSSQVIYPEPIEGAVAKIEALLSDHSNGGQRYHLSRRSIALLLLQKDPDFWQEIPPAQQPEIELAIAAVQAELGEPITTAIARTRQQVAWNLEKQVLSEPSNQQKLFTDWLHQVVVNPITGFPLLLLILYYGLYKFVGEFGAGTLVDLIETFFEERINPLVNQITAFVIPWEPIQDLIANDYGIITLGVRYATAIVLPVVCTFFFMFSILEDSGYLPRLSLMLDRFFKFIGLSGRAVIPIVLGFGCDTMATMVTRTLETQRERLIATFLLSLAIPCAAQWGVIVGLLAQKPAALLFWGGFITAIFILAGYFTAKLLPGSQAGFYMEIPPLRLPKLTNIITKTWVRMTWYFYEIMPLFIWASVLIWAGRLTGIFDWLVIQIEPLALALGLPKEAAPIFLYGFFRRDYGAAGLFDMQQQGIFTGNQLLIAAIVLTLFLPCIAQLQIMLKERGTQITAIIVAFIFPFAFLMGWAANLSLSWLGVNF, encoded by the coding sequence ATGTCGAGTCAGGTAATTTATCCAGAGCCAATTGAGGGGGCAGTTGCGAAAATCGAGGCTCTCTTATCTGATCACAGTAATGGCGGGCAGCGTTATCACCTATCCCGGCGCAGCATCGCTTTATTACTGTTGCAGAAAGACCCGGATTTTTGGCAAGAAATTCCCCCGGCACAACAGCCAGAAATCGAATTGGCAATTGCAGCGGTGCAAGCGGAGCTGGGGGAACCGATAACCACCGCGATCGCTCGCACTCGCCAGCAAGTAGCCTGGAACTTAGAAAAACAAGTCCTCAGCGAACCTTCCAACCAGCAAAAACTCTTTACGGACTGGCTGCATCAAGTAGTAGTCAACCCCATCACTGGGTTTCCCCTGCTGCTGCTGATTCTCTACTACGGCTTGTATAAATTTGTGGGGGAATTCGGTGCAGGGACTTTAGTGGACCTCATCGAAACTTTCTTTGAGGAGCGGATTAATCCTCTGGTCAACCAAATCACCGCCTTCGTCATCCCCTGGGAACCCATCCAGGATTTAATCGCTAACGACTATGGCATTATCACCCTGGGGGTGCGCTACGCTACTGCCATTGTCTTACCCGTAGTCTGCACCTTCTTTTTCATGTTTTCCATTCTCGAGGATAGCGGCTACTTACCTCGTCTATCCCTGATGCTCGATCGGTTCTTTAAATTCATCGGCTTATCAGGACGCGCCGTCATTCCGATCGTCCTAGGTTTCGGTTGCGATACAATGGCCACAATGGTGACGCGCACCCTCGAAACCCAAAGAGAGCGGCTAATTGCCACCTTTTTACTCTCCCTCGCCATTCCCTGCGCCGCCCAATGGGGCGTCATCGTAGGACTGCTCGCCCAAAAACCCGCCGCCCTACTATTCTGGGGGGGCTTCATCACTGCCATTTTTATCCTAGCGGGCTATTTCACCGCCAAACTATTACCAGGAAGCCAAGCGGGATTTTACATGGAAATCCCCCCATTGCGCCTGCCCAAACTCACCAACATCATCACCAAAACCTGGGTGCGCATGACCTGGTACTTTTATGAAATCATGCCCCTGTTTATCTGGGCATCGGTGCTGATTTGGGCAGGACGCTTGACGGGAATATTTGATTGGTTGGTTATCCAAATCGAACCCCTCGCCTTAGCTTTAGGACTCCCCAAAGAAGCCGCCCCGATTTTCCTGTACGGCTTTTTCAGAAGAGACTATGGCGCCGCCGGTCTCTTTGATATGCAGCAACAGGGCATTTTTACCGGCAATCAATTGCTCATCGCCGCCATTGTCTTAACTCTCTTCCTGCCCTGCATCGCCCAACTGCAAATTATGCTCAAAGAGCGGGGCACCCAAATCACCGCCATCATTGTCGCCTTTATTTTCCCATTCGCTTTTTTAATGGGATGGGCTGCTAATTTATCCTTATCCTGGTTAGGAGTGAATTTCTAA
- a CDS encoding CHAT domain-containing protein yields the protein MNKLRLLLLAVLPLPLAALVGTAQTIVPEANSTNTQVTPNGNQINITGGQLSGDGANLFHSFTKFNLDAGQIANFNSNPTIQNIFGRISSGEASLINGLLTVTGGNSNLFLMNPAGILFGPNARLDVPGAFTATTATAIGFNSGWFNAIGDNNWATLVGTPTAWDFSIAQPGAIVNLGELTVSPGNDLTLLGGTVLSTGSLTAPGGNLTVVAVPGSNTLRISQPGHILTLEISAVPNHTFFNPATLPQLLAGGGGNATTVRVLDDGTVQLTGSGVRVEAGDITINQNNWSNSSSVTETLEQQQSASLLPESTFNHVTLAADQNLNLVNTKIQATGDIQLQAGETLQVRDGLISADRTLKLTANEIQMSAPQRLLNCFLGRENLEINAPKIISAAGVSFDVGGNFTALGDFNNSSSTSINATGNITLGNYTGTNLEAIAGGSITTGNITLPLVPESAGGGVSSANLTAGQNVQTGNIAGVGSGLNIRSEGSINAGDIIIDGIDGSSVILNSKNDLTARNIRISTNTTINTGIIVSSKEGNVDTSAGNIEIVTPNGPTGGISVYAGEGNVAAGGVRAGSVTVYAGGNSLTTGGDVAAQQEVQIISQGSIDTRSGAVTSQGGNITIYGDRDVTTSNVTSNGGNIAITSSRGVIDTRAGAVDGGGGNININAAVNFRGGRVSSNGGNVSIIYSSRDLSRSSGGTVTPVERPPVLMPPLNPFVLSPSGETLPPPPEPGPTLTPNPIPEPVPPPSTTGSAIAEPAPVVQPPVVQPPVTAPVVAEPTPVVSVPDTPVGVEPTPVAPVPVVNDSGNGGGQGPSSQPPTEFQPNADLESNVVAKNTTGNNISASRRAYSVQVPACWDSVRIGGVLREYQKAATCYEESLVAARQQQNPVFEEQTLNNLGVTYFQLGEYAKALTAHEQQLAIALSRQDPTAKGQALVGLGTVFVALGNYEKAIEYYQEGLQLIQGKNIPEWQGTALRNLGIAYISLKEYEKAISYQDESLKLALQYQDKRGEAQALGNLGIAYFSLGEYGKAIEYHQKHLQVMRQLKDGRGEGQALGNLGIAYHALEDYPKAIAYHQQHLAIAQKMGDRLALAHAYNNLGEALYKNGDLAAATQNFRSGIEILDSIRAGLGDDDLNKVSLFDTQTFIYKNLQEVLIAQNEIEAALEAAEQGRARAFAELLLKNQAGGGCPVEAVDCIPEQRTGTKQPFNTASPKIAEIKALANSHNSTLVTYTIIQEPFNIQGRRRVWESEMYIWVVKPTGEIAFRRADLKSLWRQKDGALKFAVEMGRCFEAFCRVRAERENPPLGGSNAVSDASSTKDVNANLYKILIAPIADLLPPNPEERVTFIPLEELFLVPFAALPDEQGKYLIEKHTILTAPSMQVLSLTAQRRNSLRQKWQNTPSSPVLVVGNPTMPQVQFEFGNAPVQLSPLPAAEVEAKEIASILGQSGDEFAVELLTGAAATKATVVQEMPKARFVHLATHGLLDDFQGKGLPGAVALAPSGGDDGLLSAAEIANLNLNAELVVLSACDTGRGRITGDGVIGLSRSLLGGGAAAVVVSLWAVPDGPTAELMTLFYRQLLVKSDKAWALRQAMLQMMQQHPNPRDWAAFTLMGESD from the coding sequence ATGAACAAACTCAGGCTTCTGCTCCTAGCTGTTTTGCCCCTACCCTTGGCAGCTCTCGTGGGTACTGCCCAAACCATAGTCCCCGAAGCCAACAGCACCAACACCCAAGTTACCCCCAACGGCAACCAAATCAACATCACCGGCGGTCAACTCTCCGGCGACGGCGCCAACCTCTTTCACAGTTTTACCAAATTTAATCTCGATGCCGGTCAAATAGCCAACTTCAACTCCAACCCCACCATCCAAAACATCTTTGGACGTATCAGCAGCGGCGAAGCCTCCTTAATTAACGGTTTACTCACCGTCACCGGCGGCAATAGCAACCTATTTTTAATGAACCCAGCGGGCATTCTCTTCGGACCAAATGCCCGTTTAGATGTTCCTGGCGCCTTCACCGCCACCACCGCCACCGCCATTGGCTTTAATAGTGGTTGGTTTAACGCCATAGGTGACAATAACTGGGCCACTTTAGTAGGCACACCCACCGCCTGGGACTTTTCCATAGCACAACCAGGGGCAATTGTCAACCTCGGAGAATTGACAGTTTCACCGGGTAACGACTTAACCCTCCTTGGCGGGACTGTACTCAGCACTGGTAGCCTCACTGCTCCGGGAGGAAACCTCACAGTAGTAGCCGTTCCCGGTAGCAATACCCTCCGCATCAGCCAACCGGGACATATCCTCACCTTAGAAATCAGTGCAGTTCCTAATCATACATTCTTCAACCCCGCCACATTACCCCAACTGCTCGCTGGTGGCGGTGGTAACGCTACTACAGTCAGAGTATTAGATGATGGCACAGTGCAGTTAACCGGTTCTGGTGTTCGGGTTGAGGCTGGCGATATCACGATTAATCAGAATAACTGGAGCAATAGCTCAAGTGTTACAGAAACGTTGGAGCAGCAGCAGTCAGCATCTTTATTACCGGAATCGACTTTTAACCATGTCACCCTCGCCGCTGACCAAAACCTGAATCTAGTTAATACGAAAATACAAGCTACTGGTGATATCCAGCTTCAAGCGGGAGAAACTTTACAGGTTCGGGATGGTTTAATCAGCGCCGATCGTACCCTAAAACTCACAGCAAATGAGATACAAATGTCAGCACCTCAGAGGTTACTAAATTGCTTCCTGGGCAGGGAAAATCTGGAAATAAACGCCCCGAAAATTATTTCTGCGGCTGGCGTTAGTTTTGACGTGGGAGGGAATTTTACCGCATTAGGAGATTTCAATAATTCCAGCAGCACTTCTATCAACGCTACAGGCAATATCACCCTGGGCAACTACACTGGCACGAATCTGGAAGCTATAGCGGGTGGTAGTATCACCACAGGCAATATCACCCTACCTTTGGTGCCAGAAAGCGCTGGCGGCGGTGTCAGTTCTGCTAATTTAACTGCAGGCCAAAACGTGCAAACTGGCAATATTGCTGGGGTTGGTAGTGGTCTAAATATCCGCAGCGAGGGCAGTATTAATGCTGGGGATATCATAATTGATGGCATCGATGGCAGTAGTGTGATCTTGAATAGTAAAAATGACCTGACCGCCAGAAATATTCGCATCAGCACCAACACCACAATTAACACCGGCATAATCGTTTCTAGCAAGGAGGGGAATGTTGACACCAGTGCAGGCAACATCGAAATCGTTACCCCCAACGGCCCCACCGGCGGCATTAGTGTTTATGCTGGCGAGGGAAATGTAGCTGCAGGCGGTGTCAGAGCGGGCAGTGTCACCGTTTATGCTGGGGGCAACAGCCTGACCACTGGTGGAGATGTGGCGGCTCAGCAAGAGGTGCAAATCATCAGTCAGGGCAGTATCGATACCAGAAGTGGGGCCGTAACTTCCCAAGGCGGCAACATCACTATTTATGGCGATCGGGATGTTACCACCAGCAACGTCACCAGCAATGGCGGCAATATCGCCATTACCAGCAGCAGGGGTGTCATCGACACTCGGGCTGGTGCGGTAGATGGTGGCGGCGGCAATATCAATATTAATGCGGCGGTTAATTTCCGAGGCGGTAGAGTCAGCTCTAATGGCGGCAATGTCAGTATTATCTACAGTTCCCGTGACTTGAGCCGGAGCAGCGGTGGCACAGTGACACCGGTGGAACGTCCCCCAGTGTTGATGCCCCCCCTCAACCCCTTCGTCCTATCTCCTTCGGGGGAAACACTCCCACCACCGCCAGAACCGGGGCCAACATTGACACCAAACCCCATTCCAGAACCAGTACCACCCCCAAGCACAACTGGATCGGCGATCGCAGAACCAGCGCCAGTGGTGCAACCGCCAGTGGTGCAACCGCCAGTAACAGCACCAGTAGTAGCGGAACCAACCCCAGTGGTATCAGTACCAGACACCCCCGTGGGAGTGGAACCAACCCCAGTGGCACCAGTCCCAGTTGTGAATGATTCCGGTAACGGCGGTGGACAAGGACCCTCATCCCAACCACCAACGGAATTTCAACCAAATGCCGATTTAGAATCCAATGTTGTGGCCAAAAATACCACTGGCAACAACATCAGTGCCAGTCGGCGAGCCTACTCCGTGCAAGTCCCTGCCTGCTGGGACTCAGTGCGTATCGGCGGCGTGCTGCGCGAATATCAAAAAGCCGCCACCTGTTACGAGGAGAGTTTAGTAGCAGCGCGACAGCAGCAAAACCCCGTATTTGAAGAGCAAACCCTCAACAACCTGGGCGTCACTTATTTTCAGCTCGGAGAATACGCCAAAGCCTTAACAGCCCACGAGCAGCAACTGGCGATCGCCCTTAGTCGGCAAGACCCCACCGCCAAAGGTCAAGCCCTAGTAGGCTTAGGTACGGTTTTCGTTGCCCTAGGCAACTATGAAAAAGCCATAGAATATTACCAGGAAGGTTTACAGCTTATTCAGGGCAAAAATATCCCCGAATGGCAGGGAACCGCCCTGAGAAATCTCGGCATCGCTTATATCTCCCTCAAAGAATATGAAAAAGCCATCTCATATCAAGATGAAAGTTTAAAACTGGCGCTACAGTATCAAGACAAACGCGGCGAAGCCCAGGCGCTGGGAAATCTGGGAATTGCTTATTTCTCTCTGGGGGAATATGGCAAAGCCATAGAATATCACCAAAAACACTTACAAGTGATGCGCCAGCTCAAAGATGGGCGGGGTGAGGGTCAGGCTTTAGGCAACTTGGGCATCGCTTATCATGCGTTAGAAGATTATCCCAAAGCGATCGCCTACCACCAGCAGCATTTAGCCATTGCCCAAAAGATGGGAGATAGACTCGCTCTCGCCCACGCCTATAATAATCTCGGCGAAGCACTCTATAAAAATGGCGATTTGGCTGCAGCGACGCAAAATTTCCGATCGGGCATTGAAATACTAGACTCCATCCGCGCTGGATTGGGAGATGACGACCTCAACAAAGTCTCTTTGTTTGATACCCAAACTTTTATCTACAAAAACCTCCAAGAAGTCCTCATCGCCCAAAACGAAATCGAAGCCGCTTTGGAAGCCGCCGAACAAGGACGCGCCCGGGCATTTGCCGAACTGCTGTTAAAAAATCAGGCCGGGGGTGGCTGTCCTGTGGAGGCGGTAGATTGCATCCCAGAGCAAAGAACTGGCACCAAGCAGCCATTTAATACCGCTAGCCCCAAAATTGCAGAAATCAAAGCACTCGCCAACTCCCACAATTCGACTTTAGTCACTTATACGATTATTCAAGAACCATTCAATATCCAAGGACGGCGGCGAGTCTGGGAATCGGAAATGTATATTTGGGTGGTCAAACCCACAGGAGAAATCGCCTTTCGGCGGGCTGACCTGAAATCCCTGTGGCGGCAAAAAGATGGTGCCCTCAAGTTTGCCGTGGAGATGGGGCGCTGTTTTGAGGCTTTTTGCCGCGTGCGTGCGGAGCGGGAAAATCCCCCCCTAGGAGGTAGTAATGCTGTCAGCGATGCTAGTAGCACTAAAGATGTGAATGCCAATTTGTACAAAATTCTCATCGCCCCCATTGCCGATTTGTTGCCGCCAAATCCCGAAGAGCGGGTGACTTTTATCCCCTTGGAAGAGTTATTTTTAGTGCCGTTTGCCGCTTTGCCAGACGAGCAGGGGAAATATTTGATTGAAAAACACACGATTCTCACCGCGCCATCAATGCAAGTGCTGTCTTTAACGGCACAGCGGCGCAATAGTTTGCGACAAAAGTGGCAAAATACGCCCTCATCCCCAGTGTTGGTGGTGGGAAATCCCACTATGCCCCAAGTGCAGTTTGAGTTTGGCAATGCACCGGTGCAGCTCAGTCCTTTACCTGCAGCGGAGGTGGAGGCAAAGGAAATTGCCAGCATTTTGGGGCAAAGTGGGGATGAATTTGCGGTGGAGTTGCTCACTGGAGCGGCGGCGACAAAGGCGACGGTGGTGCAAGAAATGCCCAAGGCGCGGTTTGTGCATTTGGCTACTCACGGGTTGCTGGATGATTTCCAAGGGAAGGGTTTACCGGGAGCAGTGGCTTTGGCTCCTTCTGGCGGTGATGATGGGTTATTGTCAGCGGCGGAAATTGCCAATTTGAATCTGAATGCAGAGTTGGTGGTGTTGAGTGCTTGTGATACGGGTCGGGGTCGAATTACGGGGGATGGGGTGATTGGTTTGTCCCGATCGCTCCTTGGCGGTGGTGCGGCGGCGGTAGTGGTATCTTTGTGGGCAGTTCCCGACGGTCCCACCGCCGAATTAATGACCCTGTTTTATCGTCAGTTGTTGGTAAAATCCGATAAGGCTTGGGCTTTGAGGCAGGCGATGTTACAGATGATGCAGCAGCATCCTAATCCCAGAGATTGGGCTGCATTTACCCTGATGGGGGAATCTGATTAA
- a CDS encoding WD40 repeat domain-containing protein, with amino-acid sequence MFKNLHFLDIAEYLCLLTFGLGLFGAIFSQPFIYASGFFLFAALLLNVINRYRLLQVTWRRLQARELNRLHRQIADEMEVLRQEFRSPAIGSGELPAAGDMVTTPARPGVSADPSPDLSQLRTEMAELQQQYAGLLESISNIIDYLNKNSLLPRLEQLEKAVDNGINQGGPRIKFDNPAEYSPAAATDGGTKNMEPGAAATGKPPVLPRLSPEPEPQNWQCIHTLTAHTDWVRSLAVTTSGGSQLLVTGSLDTTINLCHLESGVVQQTLREHDRGILAVAISPDGKTLVSAGWDKMLKLWRLPTGELLQTLASHGGSVRALAITPDGKTIASGSFDETIKLWKLETGELIATLTDYASPVYALAITPDGKTLASGRGDGTLVLWHLEAPYTRSLNLAGSLDVVESLAISPDGNCLLSGNGDGSIHLFSLATSESPPDSHPLFTIPAHSSPVTAIAVSPDSQTFTSGSADGTLKVWHFAGSWRGIPPKLVATLTEPFGAVMSVTYSPDGQKLVSGCASGTARIWQLQK; translated from the coding sequence ATGTTTAAAAACCTTCATTTCCTCGATATCGCCGAATACCTTTGCCTACTAACCTTCGGTTTAGGTTTATTCGGGGCAATATTTTCCCAGCCGTTTATCTATGCGTCTGGATTCTTTTTATTTGCCGCCTTACTGCTGAACGTTATTAATAGATACCGCCTGCTCCAAGTCACTTGGCGCCGCCTACAAGCTCGGGAACTCAACCGGCTGCACCGGCAAATTGCCGACGAAATGGAAGTTTTGCGCCAAGAATTCCGCTCCCCAGCGATCGGGTCTGGGGAATTACCCGCCGCCGGGGATATGGTGACAACCCCAGCCCGTCCCGGGGTGAGTGCGGACCCATCCCCAGATTTATCCCAACTGCGCACAGAAATGGCGGAACTACAGCAACAATATGCCGGGTTGCTCGAGTCCATTTCCAATATCATCGATTATCTGAATAAGAACTCCCTGTTACCCAGACTGGAACAGCTAGAAAAAGCTGTGGATAATGGCATCAACCAGGGAGGACCGCGCATTAAGTTCGACAACCCCGCCGAATATTCCCCCGCAGCAGCCACCGATGGGGGGACAAAAAACATGGAGCCAGGAGCCGCCGCCACGGGCAAACCGCCGGTGTTGCCTCGGTTGAGTCCCGAACCAGAGCCGCAAAATTGGCAATGTATCCACACTTTAACGGCTCACACCGACTGGGTACGCTCTCTGGCGGTGACTACCTCTGGCGGTAGCCAGTTGCTGGTGACGGGAAGTTTGGATACCACAATTAATTTGTGTCATCTGGAGTCCGGTGTAGTGCAACAGACTCTGCGAGAACACGATCGCGGCATCCTAGCGGTGGCAATTAGTCCCGACGGCAAAACTCTGGTGAGTGCGGGTTGGGATAAAATGCTGAAACTGTGGCGGCTGCCAACTGGTGAACTGCTCCAAACTCTCGCCAGTCATGGCGGTTCCGTGCGGGCCCTGGCCATTACTCCCGACGGCAAGACGATCGCCTCTGGCAGTTTTGACGAGACGATTAAGCTGTGGAAGCTAGAAACCGGGGAATTAATCGCCACTCTCACCGACTATGCCTCCCCAGTTTATGCTCTGGCCATCACCCCTGACGGCAAAACCTTGGCTTCCGGTAGGGGGGACGGCACACTGGTACTGTGGCACCTCGAAGCTCCCTACACCAGAAGCCTCAACCTGGCTGGCAGCCTGGATGTAGTCGAGTCCCTAGCCATCAGTCCCGACGGTAATTGCTTGCTCAGCGGGAACGGCGATGGCAGTATCCATCTGTTTTCCCTGGCAACGAGTGAATCCCCGCCGGACTCCCACCCCCTATTTACCATCCCCGCTCACTCCAGTCCCGTCACCGCCATAGCCGTCAGTCCCGACAGCCAAACATTTACCAGCGGTAGCGCCGACGGTACGCTCAAAGTGTGGCATTTTGCCGGTAGTTGGCGCGGTATCCCCCCTAAATTAGTCGCTACCCTCACGGAACCCTTTGGCGCCGTGATGTCTGTTACCTACAGCCCCGACGGCCAAAAGTTGGTCAGCGGCTGCGCTTCTGGCACAGCCAGAATTTGGCAACTCCAGAAGTAA
- a CDS encoding Uma2 family endonuclease, with amino-acid sequence MTAIHQPPTSPIKITWPVLPDDFILPDDPVDDTDHPLLAIALLQALPPQLIESSLITTNFALCSGINNRIIVKAPDWMYVRPVEPWPHSYPRRSYTPNTEGPIPLIVMEFLSENYGEEYSIEFQHRIGKWYFYEQVVKVPIYVIFQPQTARLEVYALESQRYQIQNPSADGRYWIPGLELFLGIWSGRRDNRTGNWLRWWNIAGEMLPWPEEVAETERLRAEQLAQRSEAERQRSEKLAQRLRELGVDPDS; translated from the coding sequence CCGATAAAAATTACCTGGCCAGTTCTCCCAGATGACTTTATCCTACCAGATGACCCCGTGGACGATACAGACCATCCTTTACTAGCCATAGCCCTGCTGCAAGCCTTGCCACCCCAGTTAATCGAATCGTCTTTAATTACCACAAATTTTGCCCTCTGTTCCGGGATTAACAACCGCATCATTGTGAAAGCGCCCGATTGGATGTACGTGCGTCCCGTTGAACCCTGGCCGCATTCCTATCCTCGGCGCAGCTACACCCCCAATACTGAAGGCCCAATTCCCTTAATCGTGATGGAATTCCTCTCAGAAAACTATGGGGAAGAATACTCCATAGAATTTCAGCATCGCATCGGCAAATGGTACTTTTATGAACAAGTGGTTAAAGTACCAATCTATGTGATTTTTCAACCGCAAACCGCGAGATTAGAAGTTTACGCCTTGGAGTCACAACGATATCAAATTCAAAACCCTTCCGCCGATGGTCGCTATTGGATTCCCGGACTAGAGCTATTTTTAGGCATTTGGTCGGGAAGGCGTGACAACCGCACGGGCAATTGGTTACGCTGGTGGAATATCGCCGGAGAAATGCTCCCCTGGCCCGAAGAAGTCGCCGAAACCGAACGCCTTCGCGCCGAACAACTAGCGCAACGATCGGAAGCGGAACGCCAACGATCGGAAAAACTAGCCCAGCGGTTGCGGGAATTGGGAGTGGATCCGGATAGTTAA
- a CDS encoding FeoB small GTPase domain-containing protein has protein sequence MKLFSNKDGPATPGSKLPQLALVGMPNVGKSVLFNALTGTYATVSNYPGTTVEVSRGVFRTAETELAVVDTPGMYSLLPITEEEKVARDLLLKEPIALALHVVDGKNLGRMLPLTFQLIEASLPVMLAVNMMDEAQQLGIDIKGDYLEKELGIPVVTLAAAHNVGLRELKSRVAAYVESGNLSRAN, from the coding sequence TTGAAATTATTTAGCAATAAAGACGGACCAGCAACTCCAGGGTCAAAACTACCCCAGCTCGCTTTGGTGGGGATGCCGAATGTGGGCAAAAGCGTGCTGTTTAACGCTTTGACGGGGACTTACGCCACGGTGTCGAATTATCCGGGGACCACAGTGGAGGTGTCCCGAGGGGTGTTCCGCACGGCGGAAACGGAGTTGGCGGTAGTGGATACGCCAGGGATGTATTCTCTGCTGCCAATTACCGAGGAGGAGAAGGTGGCGAGAGATTTGCTGCTCAAGGAGCCGATCGCCCTAGCTCTGCACGTGGTTGATGGCAAAAACTTGGGGCGGATGCTGCCTCTGACGTTTCAACTGATAGAGGCGTCTTTACCGGTGATGCTGGCAGTGAATATGATGGACGAAGCACAGCAGCTAGGCATAGACATCAAGGGCGATTATCTGGAAAAGGAATTAGGAATACCAGTGGTGACGCTGGCGGCGGCGCATAATGTGGGTTTAAGAGAATTAAAATCGAGGGTAGCGGCATATGTCGAGTCAGGTAATTTATCCAGAGCCAATTGA
- a CDS encoding HAD-IB family phosphatase — translation MTSPAPKPIPRAVFCDFDGTITTKETFAGMLKIFAPELSAQIMPEIYALRITLRQGVRQMLASIPSAQYPEILAYCQNQEISPGLVELLDFLDARDVPFIVVSGGLRGMVETVLGSLVQRVEAIYAVDVDTSGEYLQAFSDFEKDSELMAKVEVIKQYNPVEAVAIGDSVTDLNMALHAQIVFAREHLAQYLQERQKSYIPWQNFFDVRDTLAQLWETT, via the coding sequence ATGACCTCACCAGCCCCCAAACCCATTCCCCGCGCCGTTTTCTGCGACTTTGACGGCACCATCACCACCAAAGAAACCTTCGCCGGAATGCTCAAAATATTCGCCCCAGAGCTATCGGCGCAAATTATGCCGGAAATTTACGCTCTAAGAATAACACTCCGCCAAGGCGTCCGCCAAATGCTCGCCTCTATTCCCTCCGCCCAATATCCCGAAATTCTGGCATATTGCCAAAATCAAGAAATTTCCCCCGGTTTAGTGGAATTACTGGATTTTCTCGATGCCCGAGATGTGCCATTTATCGTCGTTTCCGGCGGACTGCGGGGAATGGTGGAGACGGTTTTGGGTTCTTTGGTGCAGCGAGTGGAGGCAATTTACGCCGTAGATGTGGATACCAGCGGCGAATACCTGCAAGCATTCTCAGATTTTGAAAAAGATTCAGAATTGATGGCCAAAGTGGAGGTAATCAAGCAGTATAATCCGGTGGAGGCAGTGGCTATAGGAGATTCTGTCACCGATTTAAATATGGCCCTCCATGCTCAAATCGTATTTGCCCGGGAGCATCTCGCCCAATATTTACAAGAACGTCAAAAATCATACATTCCCTGGCAAAACTTTTTTGATGTGCGGGATACCTTGGCTCAATTATGGGAAACCACCTAA